One genomic window of Polyangium aurulentum includes the following:
- a CDS encoding acyl-CoA dehydrogenase family protein, translating into MDLELTETQALVVRTAREYAERVIRPAAADLDREERFPREILQGLAELGLMGVNVPSALGGAEAGVVAYALAMMEVARACASTAVTMSVTNMVAEVISRFGTEEQRARYVPRLCSGEYAAGSFALSEPEAGSDPGSMRTVAERTEDGWVLRGQKQWITSGAYAGVFVVWARTGGPGTRGLSAFLVEGGTEGLRAGKPEDKLGLRASNTVPITLDDCRVPADALLGSEGEGFKIAMMALDGGRIGIASQAIGISTASLEAGVDYARQRKQFGHAIGDYQAIQWMIADSRTELDAARMLALRAAYLKESGAVFSAEAAMAKVYASEAAVRITNRMVQLHGGYGYVRDFPAERHLRDARVTTIYEGTSEIQRIVIARHALR; encoded by the coding sequence ATGGATCTGGAGCTGACCGAGACGCAGGCGCTCGTCGTGCGCACCGCGCGCGAGTACGCCGAGCGAGTGATTCGCCCCGCCGCCGCCGACCTCGACCGAGAGGAGCGCTTCCCCCGCGAGATCTTGCAAGGCCTCGCCGAGCTCGGGCTGATGGGCGTGAACGTGCCCTCCGCGCTCGGAGGTGCCGAGGCAGGCGTCGTCGCGTACGCGCTCGCGATGATGGAGGTCGCGCGGGCCTGCGCCTCGACGGCCGTGACCATGAGCGTGACGAACATGGTCGCCGAGGTGATCTCGCGCTTCGGCACCGAAGAGCAGCGCGCGCGCTACGTGCCGAGGCTCTGCTCGGGCGAGTACGCCGCCGGCTCGTTCGCGCTGAGCGAGCCCGAGGCGGGCAGCGATCCCGGCTCGATGCGCACGGTGGCCGAGCGGACCGAGGACGGCTGGGTCTTGCGCGGGCAGAAGCAGTGGATCACGAGCGGCGCCTACGCGGGCGTGTTCGTGGTCTGGGCGCGCACGGGCGGGCCGGGGACGCGCGGATTGTCGGCGTTCCTCGTCGAGGGCGGCACCGAGGGCCTTCGGGCCGGCAAGCCCGAGGACAAGCTCGGCCTGCGCGCGTCGAACACGGTGCCCATCACGCTCGACGACTGCCGCGTGCCGGCCGACGCGTTGCTCGGCTCGGAGGGCGAGGGTTTTAAAATTGCGATGATGGCCCTCGACGGCGGGCGCATCGGGATCGCGTCACAGGCGATCGGCATCTCGACGGCGTCGCTCGAGGCGGGCGTGGACTACGCGCGGCAGCGCAAGCAGTTCGGCCACGCGATCGGCGACTACCAGGCGATCCAGTGGATGATCGCCGACTCGCGCACCGAGCTCGACGCGGCGCGGATGCTGGCCCTGCGCGCGGCGTACCTGAAGGAGTCGGGCGCCGTCTTCTCGGCCGAGGCGGCGATGGCGAAGGTCTACGCGAGCGAGGCCGCCGTGCGCATCACCAACCGCATGGTGCAGCTCCACGGCGGCTACGGCTACGTGCGCGACTTCCCCGCCGAGCGCCACCTGCGCGACGCGCGCGTGACGACGATCTACGAGGGGACGAGCGAGATTCAGCGCATCGTCATCGCCCGCCACGCGCTGCGCTGA
- a CDS encoding AgmX/PglI C-terminal domain-containing protein translates to MERIDFGRALAAAAIFAIAACGGTEQTTNTPVDTGNSGKQTSSPDLDAEIGGMEEAKVQSAFERTSGKLTACFTEGTKRIPFLGGDVRFALRVGKDGTARVAYLKESTLGDRETEACMLGAVRAASWPAPVGGKEGLAEGGFSFDPSADERPAVALDADKLGKELPKAKDAIARCRSSVGGGPVKVTMYIGTNGKPIAVGLSSADDKGEEAASCIVDALREMKFPSPGSYAGKVTITTD, encoded by the coding sequence ATGGAACGCATCGATTTCGGAAGGGCCCTCGCGGCGGCGGCGATCTTCGCGATCGCCGCCTGCGGCGGGACGGAGCAGACGACCAACACGCCCGTCGACACGGGCAACTCGGGCAAGCAGACCTCGTCGCCCGACCTCGACGCCGAGATCGGCGGCATGGAGGAGGCGAAGGTGCAGTCGGCCTTCGAGCGCACCTCGGGCAAGCTGACGGCGTGCTTCACCGAGGGCACCAAGCGCATTCCCTTCCTGGGCGGCGACGTGCGCTTCGCGCTGCGCGTCGGCAAGGACGGCACCGCGCGCGTGGCCTACCTGAAGGAGTCGACGCTCGGCGACCGCGAGACCGAGGCGTGCATGCTGGGCGCCGTGCGCGCGGCGAGCTGGCCCGCGCCGGTCGGCGGCAAGGAGGGCCTCGCCGAGGGCGGCTTCAGCTTCGACCCGAGCGCGGACGAGCGCCCCGCCGTGGCGCTGGACGCGGACAAGCTCGGCAAGGAGCTGCCGAAGGCGAAGGACGCCATCGCGCGCTGCCGGTCGAGCGTGGGCGGCGGTCCGGTCAAGGTGACGATGTACATCGGCACCAACGGCAAGCCCATCGCGGTGGGCCTCTCGAGCGCCGACGACAAGGGCGAGGAGGCCGCGTCCTGCATCGTCGACGCGCTGCGAGAGATGAAATTCCCCTCCCCCGGCAGCTACGCGGGCAAGGTCACCATCACCACGGATTGA
- a CDS encoding GH3 auxin-responsive promoter family protein, with protein sequence MHPIATSLIESAFIAASRLAKRRFDAQAPRAGEVNRDLLQRILRRQADTEFGRRYGFHALRSASDFQRAVPICTYDDIRADIERMARGESNVLTRDPVVAFGLSSGTTGNQKLIPFTTYGNRRNMAISLIMRGAVYEAIPAARRGGRGILLMSGVLTGKTEGGFPTGAASALAMNNMLKGRLKFWVSPDEAFLIRKQTDAHYVHLLFGLADPGLASLGAPFASGLLDFFQLLEARWPALVDDLGRGTLSADITLPPELDAPIRARLRAHPARARALGREFERGFSGIARRIWPALSHASAITGGSFHLYADKLGRYLGDLPLVSSFYGATEAIMGVNLGADRPVYAMLPTSAFWEFIPAAELDAERPSTRLLDEVEKGERYEIVLTTFTGLYRYRLGDVVEVVDHHGKTPVVEFVHRRGSLLNIAGEKTSEQAARHALTEALSRAGMELIDFSTMEDLGATPKRYVFFVELDARGQPVDVAQLSAWLEEALRRANPFYATLRARMGPIALHPVQPGTFRELRDLLISRGASPSQVKIPRVVTEGPLSQLLMARRVGG encoded by the coding sequence ATGCATCCGATCGCGACCTCGCTCATCGAATCGGCCTTCATCGCGGCCAGCCGGCTCGCCAAGCGCAGGTTCGACGCGCAAGCCCCGCGCGCAGGAGAGGTCAACCGGGACCTGCTCCAGCGCATCCTGCGCCGGCAGGCGGACACCGAGTTCGGGCGGCGGTACGGCTTCCACGCCCTCCGGAGCGCGAGCGACTTCCAGCGCGCCGTGCCCATCTGCACCTACGACGACATACGCGCCGATATCGAGCGCATGGCCCGCGGCGAGTCCAATGTGCTCACCCGCGACCCCGTCGTCGCCTTCGGCCTGTCGTCGGGCACGACGGGCAACCAGAAGCTCATCCCCTTCACCACGTACGGCAACCGCAGGAACATGGCCATCTCGCTCATCATGCGGGGCGCCGTCTACGAGGCGATCCCGGCCGCGCGCCGTGGCGGGCGCGGCATCCTTTTGATGAGCGGCGTGCTCACGGGAAAGACCGAGGGCGGGTTCCCCACGGGCGCAGCCAGCGCCCTGGCCATGAACAACATGCTGAAAGGCCGGCTGAAGTTCTGGGTCTCCCCGGACGAGGCTTTCTTGATCCGCAAGCAGACCGACGCCCATTACGTGCACCTGCTCTTCGGCCTCGCCGATCCCGGGCTCGCGTCGCTCGGCGCGCCCTTCGCCTCGGGCCTGCTCGACTTCTTCCAGCTCCTCGAGGCCCGCTGGCCCGCGCTCGTCGACGACCTCGGCCGCGGCACCCTGAGCGCCGACATCACGCTCCCGCCCGAGCTCGACGCGCCCATTCGCGCCCGGCTGCGCGCTCACCCCGCGCGGGCCCGGGCGCTCGGGCGTGAATTCGAGAGAGGGTTCTCCGGCATCGCGCGGAGGATCTGGCCCGCGCTGTCGCACGCCTCCGCCATCACGGGCGGCAGCTTCCACCTCTACGCCGACAAGCTCGGGCGCTACCTCGGCGATCTGCCGCTCGTCTCCTCGTTCTACGGCGCCACCGAGGCGATCATGGGCGTCAACCTCGGCGCGGACAGGCCCGTTTACGCCATGCTGCCGACCTCGGCATTCTGGGAATTCATCCCCGCGGCCGAGCTCGACGCCGAGCGCCCCTCGACGCGCCTCCTCGACGAGGTCGAAAAGGGCGAGCGCTACGAGATCGTGCTGACCACGTTCACGGGGCTCTACCGTTATCGGCTGGGGGACGTGGTCGAAGTGGTGGACCACCACGGCAAGACGCCCGTGGTGGAGTTCGTCCACCGGCGGGGCAGCCTGCTCAACATCGCGGGGGAGAAGACGTCGGAGCAGGCGGCGCGCCACGCGCTGACGGAGGCGCTCTCGAGGGCGGGCATGGAGCTGATCGATTTCTCCACCATGGAGGATCTCGGCGCGACGCCCAAGCGCTACGTGTTCTTCGTGGAGCTCGACGCGCGCGGCCAGCCCGTCGACGTGGCGCAGCTCTCGGCGTGGCTCGAGGAAGCCCTGCGCCGCGCCAACCCGTTCTATGCGACCCTGCGGGCGCGCATGGGGCCGATCGCATTGCATCCCGTGCAGCCGGGCACGTTCCGCGAATTGCGCGATCTCTTGATCAGCCGGGGCGCCTCGCCGAGCCAGGTGAAGATCCCGCGCGTGGTGACCGAGGGGCCGCTGTCACAGCTCCTGATGGCGCGCCGGGTGGGAGGATAG
- a CDS encoding STAS/SEC14 domain-containing protein, translated as MDEDGDQESWCNTGGHAYRCEGEGILFLRIAGDLEEGNVATFFQAFAGLCDWSKREHVFWLVDLARLGNILPGARKLAATTQVRRENKGMVIFGASFRQRAIATLIDKATALLQRDAPPMVFVDSEAEARAWIEGRRRKLAGELPLCSLPP; from the coding sequence ATGGACGAGGACGGCGATCAGGAGAGCTGGTGCAACACCGGCGGTCACGCTTATCGGTGCGAGGGGGAGGGGATCCTCTTTCTGCGCATCGCGGGCGACCTCGAGGAGGGGAACGTGGCCACCTTCTTCCAGGCGTTCGCCGGGTTGTGCGATTGGAGCAAGCGCGAGCACGTCTTCTGGCTCGTCGATCTCGCGCGGCTCGGCAACATCTTGCCCGGCGCGCGCAAGCTCGCCGCGACGACGCAGGTGAGGCGGGAGAACAAGGGCATGGTGATCTTCGGCGCGAGCTTCCGGCAGCGCGCGATCGCCACGCTGATCGACAAGGCGACCGCGCTCCTGCAACGCGACGCGCCCCCGATGGTGTTCGTCGATTCGGAGGCGGAGGCGCGCGCGTGGATCGAGGGGCGGAGGCGGAAGCTCGCGGGGGAATTACCCCTATGCAGTCTCCCTCCGTGA
- a CDS encoding acyl-CoA dehydrogenase family protein: MNFDLTEDHRLIQQTARDFATKEIEPKAAELDRTARWPTEIVARMAELGFMGLAIPTEYGGAGLDTVSYVLVMEEVSRACASSGVIMSVNNSLFCDPLYKFGTDFQKTEILTPTASGQKLGAFCLTEPASGSDARTMKTVCEKQGDGSWILNGSKNFITVGPEAEHLIVFAVSTPHPEKPKHTALLVRRDWPGYQVAPHDEKMGIRAAHSSTIFFENVRVPKEYVLGEEGLGFKVAMATLDGGRIGIAAQALGIARAAYEKAVAYSKERKAFGGTISGLQAIQFMIADMAVELDAARLLTLRAAYMKDKGVRHTAESAMAKLFASEMCTRVTHKALQVHGGYGYTTEYGIERHYRDARITEIYEGTSEIQRVVIAGNVLKG, from the coding sequence ATGAACTTCGACCTGACCGAAGACCACCGCCTCATCCAGCAGACCGCGCGCGACTTCGCGACCAAGGAGATCGAGCCCAAGGCCGCCGAGCTCGATCGCACCGCGCGCTGGCCCACCGAGATCGTGGCGCGCATGGCCGAGCTCGGCTTCATGGGGCTGGCGATCCCCACCGAATACGGCGGCGCCGGCCTCGACACCGTCTCCTACGTCCTCGTGATGGAAGAGGTGAGCCGCGCGTGCGCCTCGAGCGGCGTCATCATGAGCGTCAACAACTCGCTCTTCTGCGACCCGCTCTACAAGTTCGGCACCGACTTCCAGAAGACCGAGATCCTGACGCCCACCGCGAGCGGCCAGAAGCTCGGCGCCTTCTGCCTCACCGAGCCCGCGAGCGGCTCGGACGCGCGCACGATGAAGACCGTGTGCGAGAAGCAGGGCGACGGGAGCTGGATCCTGAACGGCTCGAAGAACTTCATCACCGTCGGCCCCGAGGCCGAGCACCTCATCGTCTTCGCCGTGAGCACGCCTCACCCCGAGAAGCCGAAGCACACCGCGCTCCTCGTCCGCCGCGACTGGCCCGGCTATCAGGTCGCGCCGCACGACGAGAAGATGGGCATCCGCGCCGCGCACTCGTCGACGATCTTCTTCGAGAACGTGCGCGTGCCCAAGGAGTACGTGCTCGGCGAGGAGGGCCTCGGCTTCAAGGTCGCGATGGCCACGCTCGACGGCGGCCGCATCGGCATCGCGGCGCAAGCCCTCGGCATCGCGCGCGCGGCGTACGAGAAGGCCGTCGCGTACTCGAAGGAGCGCAAGGCGTTCGGCGGGACGATCTCGGGGCTGCAAGCGATCCAGTTCATGATCGCGGACATGGCCGTCGAGCTCGACGCCGCGCGGCTGCTCACGCTGCGCGCCGCGTACATGAAGGACAAGGGCGTGCGCCACACGGCCGAGAGCGCGATGGCCAAGCTCTTCGCCTCCGAGATGTGCACGCGCGTCACGCACAAGGCGCTGCAGGTGCACGGCGGCTACGGCTACACGACCGAGTACGGCATCGAGCGGCACTACCGCGACGCGCGCATCACCGAGATCTACGAAGGGACGAGCGAGATCCAGCGGGTGGTCATCGCCGGCAACGTGCTGAAGGGCTGA
- a CDS encoding serine/threonine-protein kinase: protein MVSPASPHTPPASPVAPGVVLAHKYRVERVLGQGGMGYVVEAKHIALDERVALKFLLPEYAKHPEAATRFLREARAAKKIKSEHVARVSDVGELDGGAPYMEMEFLDGVDLARLLKDRGVLSVPDAIDYILQACEALAEAHSYGIVHRDIKPANLFLTKRPDGTPLVKVLDFGISKMMSSGENALTRTSTAMGSALYMSPEQMQETRAVDHRTDIYSLGIALFELLAGKQPFYAETLPQLCAEVLTGTPSPLRSFRPDVPEDLALRIELAFERDRSRRYQSIAELALGLAPYAPARAQGSIDRVARMAGMTPLAAGQPAPIPIPHARASSPSLPAPQATATPLSPTLPTSVQAETALLPAAPAPREGSSSDLLGARPAAEVQINAPPVADRLSPVPAVPAPRRKPTPPTPDMADAEPNRIVADSYDGPMSVNAAAAFASSAHKARLEQQQQNASGRALLITALVLGGLLGIGGGVAVFALRDQAEMQHDEHVKPAAIAPAEPRKPATPDITVRPSPDPLPSATTAVTSPSASAAATVPAGATVPGPGAGGRAPRPAPTPGSTPKPSHGSSTDVFDDR from the coding sequence GTGGTATCCCCTGCATCACCGCACACACCCCCGGCCTCGCCGGTGGCCCCCGGCGTCGTCCTCGCCCACAAGTACCGCGTCGAGCGCGTCCTCGGCCAGGGCGGGATGGGCTATGTCGTCGAGGCCAAGCACATCGCCCTCGACGAGCGCGTGGCGCTGAAATTCCTCCTCCCGGAGTACGCCAAGCACCCCGAGGCCGCGACGCGCTTCCTGCGCGAGGCGCGCGCCGCCAAGAAGATCAAGAGCGAGCACGTCGCCCGCGTCTCCGACGTCGGCGAGCTCGACGGCGGCGCGCCGTACATGGAGATGGAGTTCCTCGACGGCGTGGACCTCGCGCGCCTGCTCAAGGACCGCGGCGTCCTCTCCGTGCCCGACGCCATCGATTACATCCTGCAAGCCTGCGAGGCCCTCGCAGAGGCCCATAGCTACGGCATCGTCCATCGCGACATCAAGCCCGCCAACCTCTTCCTCACGAAGCGGCCCGACGGCACCCCGCTCGTCAAGGTGCTCGATTTCGGCATCTCGAAGATGATGAGCAGCGGCGAAAACGCCCTCACGCGCACCTCGACCGCGATGGGCTCCGCCCTCTACATGTCGCCCGAGCAGATGCAGGAGACGCGCGCGGTCGATCACCGCACCGACATCTATTCGCTCGGCATCGCGCTCTTCGAGCTGCTCGCGGGCAAACAACCGTTTTACGCGGAGACCCTGCCCCAGCTCTGCGCCGAGGTCCTCACCGGCACCCCGAGCCCCTTGCGCTCCTTCCGCCCCGACGTGCCCGAAGACCTCGCCCTGCGCATCGAGCTCGCCTTCGAGCGCGACAGGAGCCGCCGCTATCAGTCGATCGCCGAGCTCGCCCTCGGGCTCGCGCCCTACGCGCCGGCACGCGCGCAAGGCTCCATCGACCGCGTCGCGCGCATGGCGGGCATGACGCCCCTCGCCGCCGGACAGCCCGCCCCGATCCCGATCCCCCACGCGCGCGCGTCCTCGCCGAGCCTCCCCGCCCCGCAGGCCACCGCGACGCCGCTGTCGCCCACCCTGCCCACCTCGGTGCAGGCCGAGACCGCGCTCCTGCCCGCCGCCCCCGCGCCGCGCGAAGGCTCGTCCTCGGACCTGCTCGGCGCCCGACCCGCCGCGGAGGTGCAGATCAACGCGCCCCCCGTCGCCGATCGGCTGAGCCCCGTCCCGGCGGTGCCCGCGCCGCGGCGCAAGCCGACCCCGCCCACCCCGGACATGGCGGACGCCGAGCCAAACCGCATCGTCGCCGATTCCTACGACGGCCCGATGAGCGTCAATGCCGCGGCCGCGTTCGCGAGCTCGGCGCACAAGGCGCGGCTCGAGCAACAGCAGCAGAATGCGAGCGGCAGGGCGCTGCTCATCACGGCCCTCGTGCTCGGTGGGCTCCTCGGCATCGGCGGCGGCGTCGCCGTCTTCGCCCTGCGCGACCAGGCCGAAATGCAGCACGACGAGCACGTGAAGCCCGCCGCGATCGCCCCTGCCGAGCCCAGGAAGCCCGCGACGCCGGACATCACGGTCCGCCCCTCCCCCGACCCGCTGCCGAGCGCCACGACGGCCGTCACGTCGCCGAGCGCCTCCGCCGCCGCGACCGTGCCCGCCGGGGCCACCGTGCCGGGTCCAGGCGCAGGCGGCCGCGCGCCGCGGCCCGCACCCACCCCGGGCTCCACACCGAAGCCCAGCCACGGATCGTCCACGGATGTCTTCGACGACCGCTGA
- a CDS encoding tetratricopeptide repeat protein, translated as MSSTTADPRSPSPLRRGLRAAVLGAALLAAPLSAHAQGSDKAGAESLFQEGKALLAAGKTAEACPKFAESQRLDPSVGTLLNLARCHEQLGRTASAWATYKEAATLARAVGQTERETAAKDFARKLEPRLSRLRIEAKSPPAGLAIKRDGIAVGEASLGSAIAVDPGEHTVEATAPGYKTWSAKIVVGAEADTKSVTVPALEPDLAAGAGTGGAPVVATEPDAGAGGKSGMRTAAFVVGGAGVVALGVGAVFGGLAMSDAGELEERCPKGACSRDDQELMTSANTKATVSTIGFGVGAAALGTGVVLFLLSRSPSKESAQSAQIVPSFGPNGGGASIVGTF; from the coding sequence ATGTCTTCGACGACCGCTGACCCCCGCTCCCCGTCGCCTCTTCGCCGGGGCCTGCGCGCGGCCGTGCTCGGGGCCGCGCTCCTCGCCGCGCCGCTCTCGGCCCACGCGCAGGGCAGCGACAAGGCGGGCGCAGAGTCGCTCTTTCAGGAGGGCAAGGCGCTCCTCGCGGCGGGCAAGACGGCCGAGGCGTGCCCCAAGTTTGCCGAGAGCCAGCGCCTCGATCCCTCGGTCGGCACGCTCTTGAACCTCGCGCGCTGCCACGAGCAGCTCGGCCGCACCGCCTCGGCGTGGGCCACGTACAAGGAGGCCGCCACGCTCGCGCGCGCCGTCGGACAAACCGAGCGCGAGACCGCCGCCAAGGATTTCGCGCGCAAGCTCGAGCCGCGCCTGTCGCGCCTGCGCATCGAGGCGAAGAGCCCCCCCGCAGGCCTCGCCATCAAGCGAGACGGCATCGCCGTCGGCGAGGCGTCGCTCGGCTCGGCCATCGCGGTCGATCCGGGCGAGCACACGGTCGAGGCGACCGCGCCCGGTTACAAGACCTGGTCGGCGAAGATCGTGGTGGGTGCGGAGGCCGACACGAAATCCGTCACCGTGCCCGCGCTCGAGCCCGACCTCGCCGCAGGGGCCGGCACGGGTGGCGCTCCGGTCGTGGCCACCGAGCCGGATGCGGGCGCGGGCGGCAAGAGCGGCATGCGCACGGCGGCGTTCGTCGTGGGAGGGGCGGGCGTCGTCGCGCTCGGCGTGGGCGCGGTGTTCGGCGGGCTCGCGATGAGCGACGCGGGCGAGCTCGAGGAGCGCTGCCCCAAAGGCGCGTGCAGCCGCGACGACCAGGAGCTCATGACGAGCGCCAACACCAAGGCCACGGTCTCGACGATCGGCTTCGGCGTGGGCGCGGCGGCGCTCGGCACGGGCGTCGTGCTCTTCCTCCTGTCGCGTTCGCCCTCGAAGGAGAGCGCCCAGAGCGCGCAGATCGTGCCATCCTTCGGCCCGAACGGCGGCGGAGCATCGATCGTCGGCACGTTCTAG
- a CDS encoding arylamine N-acetyltransferase family protein: MSQTIDLDAYFQRIGYTGPRAATLDVLRDIVRRHAETIPFENLSPFLGWPVPLDLPSLEKKLLHERRGGYCFEQNRVLQVVLQSLGFRITPLAARVLWNIPEDTITPRSHMLLRVDLDEGPYIADVGFGGQTPTGPLRLETGIEQSTPHEPYRLFDKAGYIVMQAKAGESWRTTYRFDLQEQFQADFEVTNYYLSTHPNSHFRTTLRVARPAPGCRYTLLNRQMSIHHVDGPTERRVLESAAEMRQALERDFLIAVPDTPDLDAAFERLPQ; this comes from the coding sequence ATGAGCCAGACCATCGACCTCGACGCCTACTTCCAGCGCATTGGCTACACGGGGCCGCGCGCCGCGACGCTCGACGTCCTGCGCGACATCGTCCGCCGCCACGCCGAGACCATCCCCTTCGAGAACCTGAGCCCGTTCCTCGGCTGGCCGGTGCCCCTCGACCTGCCCTCCCTGGAGAAAAAGCTCCTCCACGAGCGGCGAGGCGGCTACTGCTTCGAGCAGAACCGCGTTCTTCAGGTGGTCCTCCAATCCCTCGGCTTTCGTATCACGCCCCTCGCCGCGCGCGTCCTGTGGAACATCCCCGAGGACACGATCACGCCGCGCAGCCACATGCTCTTGCGCGTCGACCTGGACGAAGGCCCGTACATCGCCGATGTCGGCTTCGGAGGACAGACCCCCACGGGCCCATTGCGCCTCGAGACGGGGATCGAGCAATCGACGCCCCACGAGCCCTACCGGCTGTTCGACAAGGCGGGCTACATCGTGATGCAAGCGAAGGCCGGCGAGAGCTGGAGGACCACCTATCGCTTCGACCTCCAGGAGCAGTTCCAGGCCGACTTCGAGGTCACCAACTATTACCTGTCGACCCACCCGAATTCGCATTTCCGCACGACCCTGCGCGTCGCCCGCCCTGCGCCCGGCTGCCGCTACACGCTCCTCAATCGCCAGATGTCCATCCACCACGTCGACGGGCCGACCGAGCGCCGGGTCCTGGAGAGCGCCGCGGAGATGCGGCAAGCGCTCGAGCGCGACTTCTTGATCGCCGTGCCCGACACGCCCGATCTCGACGCCGCCTTC